The Thalassotalea sp. LPB0316 nucleotide sequence GATTTTGACTTGCTGCTCAAACGCATCAAAGAAAAATTTAAGGTCAAAACGACCGTTTATGGCGTTGAAGGGTTAACCGCGGCGTCTTTAATTAACGCCGCAGATAACTTTATCGCGATAGATCAGCGCTTATTGCAATAAGGCTATTTTGGTCGATAAATTAGCTTAGTTGCTACAGGTACTTGGCAAACATCGAGCACCGGCGGTGGCTTTTTGTAGAAAAACGCATTGTCGCGCTTACGGCGATCATCAAGCTTTTTAACAAAAGCTTCGCTATTGGTATCTTCAACGGCAATTTGCCATTGCTTTTCTTCAGGTAAATCGCTCATTAACTGCATATCGAGAATTGGCGTGTACATTTCACTCGGCACTTGATCATCACCTTCGATCACAGCGGTGCGCTGGATCGCCTGTACGTGATTCATCCCGTAAATCACTCGGCCAAACACTGACATAATGCGATCTAAATACCTTGGCGCTTGGCCATTGGTAATATAAAAGTGGCTCGTTGCGGTGTCGGGCTCATTGCCTCGGCCTAACGCAAGAATGCCCGGGCAGTGGGTTAACCATGCTTTACCGGCTTGCTCGTCAACGCCAATACCAAAACCATTTTTGAAGCCGGTAATTGGTGCGAACAAGTCATTATCTTGCACCTTGGTGTAATACCAGTTTTTATCAATGGTGAGATCTTCTTCGATTTTAAGGGTGTTAATCTCAAACTTCTTTTCGGTTGCTTCATCAGGCCCACCTTGGGCGACAAAACCATCGATCACACGATAAAATTTGTTGTCTTTATACAGGCCATCACGGGTTAATTTTTTAAACTGTTTCACATGCTCAGGTGAAAAATCAGTTGATAGCTCAAACACCACATCACCGTGGGGTAAGGTCATGATCACCATATTTTGCGGCGAAACATTGCGCCACTTAACGTCCTGCGCAAAGGACATTTGCGTTGAGCCAATAGTTAGGCCGATAACACTTGCCACTATCGCCACTTTGCTGTTTAAAAACTTGTTCACCATGTAATTCCTTATTGTTTTTCTTTTGAGATTACCGTCTCGATAATTGCTCCTGCATTATTCTACTTACCTACATCCATGTAGGCATCCACGGTAATGACGGCATAGTATCATGCCCGAGTAGTCGGGTATCTCATTCCCAAACCGTCATACCCGAGCAGTCGGGTATCTCTGCATTTGATTACAACCATAGTTAGCTGTCCAACACTACGCTCACCCATCTAATTTAACCAGTTTTAAGCCTCTTGTATATTAGCGCGACTGTATTAGATAATAGCGCCACTTGTCTAACCAACAGTTGAGAACAAACGTGAATAAAAGCCTGATCACAAACCTTATTGCCCTACTAACCACGCTTGCGGGTTACTTCCTAGAGTACCCCATTTTGTATGCGATTGGTCTATTCGCATTATCAGGCAGTGTTACCAATTGGTTAGCTATTCACATGTTATTTGAAAAAGTACCAGGGCTTTATGGCTCAGGCGTTATTCCTGCGCGTTTTGAAGACTTTAAACTCGGTATTCGCCAACTTATGATGAGCCAGTTTTTCACCAAAGAAAATATCGACCGTTTTTTATCAAGTAGCTCAGCAAGCAGCCAAATCGATTTAACGCCAGTGATTGATAAAGTCGATTTAACACCGGCGTTTGATAACTTGGTCGACGTCATTGAAGCTTCGTCTTTTGGCTCAATGTTAGCCATGGTTGGCGGCCGAGAGGCGGTTGAGCCCATGCGCGAGCCATTTATTGAAAAAATGCGCGCTAGCGTGATTGATATTACCCAAAGTGAGAGCTTTCACGACAACTTAAAAGACGTTTTAGAAGGCGATTCAAATATTGCCAATATTCAAGATAAGGTCAGTAATATTATCGAACAGCGCTTGAATGAGTTAACCCCGCAATTGGTCAAAGAAATTATCCAAGAGATGATCAAAAAGCACTTGGGGTGGTTAGTTGTTTGGGGTGGTGTTTTCGGCGGTATTATCGGCTTTATTGCAGCTATCACGGGTAATTTTTAAGTTAGCGATTTGTTACTTTTATTTGGCTGTCCAAAGCTGTTGCCACACCTGTAAAGTTTTAGGGAATATTTTATTCCGTTTTATCTGGATTTTTTGATCTATTCCCCTTTAACTTAGCCATCTAAATAGCTATGCTTAAGCCTCACAATTTCCTCCCGTTAACAATAAGGTAAATGGAGTCATGTTCGGTAACTTAAAGGCGTTGCCTGCCGATCCTATTTTGGGTCTTTTGGCAAAATATCGTGAAGATGCAAATCCTCAAAAAATCGATTTAGGTGTAGGTGTTTATAAAGATGAAGCGGGTCATACCGCAATCCTCGACTGTGTTAAAGCAGCAGAGAAATATCGTCACGATAACGAAGATACCAAGGTATACATTGGCCCAACGGGTTCACCGTTATTTAACGAGGAAATGTCAAAATTAATCTTCGGCGACCACCAAGTATTATCGACTAATCGCTCACGCACGGTATCTACCCCTGGTGGTACTGGCGCATTGCGCGTAGCTGCTGAATTTATTAAGTCGTGCAAAGCGGGCGCTACTATTTGGGTGAGCAACCCAACATGGGCAAACCACACCGGCTTATTCGAAGCCGCGGGTTTAACGGTAAAAACTTACCCGTACTACGACTACGAAACGAAAGCATTAGATTTCGATGGTATGTTAAACGCACTTAAAGAAGTGAGCAGCGATGATGCGGTATTGCTACACGCATGTTGTCACAACCCAAGTGGTATGGATTTAAGCCAAGAGCAATGGCAACAAGTTGCAGCCGTAGCTAAAGACAAAGGCTTCTTACCTGTTATCGATATGGCTTACCAAGGTTTTGGTGACGGCTTAGACGAAGACGCATACGGCCTTCGTTTAATGGCTGATACGGTTGAAGAGATGATCGTATGTAGCTCTTGTTCGAAAAACTTCGGTTTATACCGCGAGCGCATTGGCGCAACAACCATCATCGGCAAAACCTCAAGTGCTGTTGATGTTGCTTACTCAGTATTACTAGCTGTTGTTCGCGTAATTTACTCGATGCCACCTGCACATGGCGCAGCCTTAGTCGAAACCATTTTAAGCTCAGATGAACTGCGTCACCAATGGTTTAACGAACTAGCGACCATGCGCGATCGCATTAATGGCAACCGTCGTTTAATCGTTGAAAAGCTGATTGAAAACGGTGTAACGCGTGACTTTAGCCACATTACACGCCAAAAAGGTATGTTCTCATTCTTAGGCATTACCCCTGAGCAAGTACAGCGCTTACAAGACGAATACTCAATTTACATGGTTGGCTCAAGCCGCATGAGTATCGCCGGTATTGCTAACAGCAACGTCGATTACTTAGCGAAATCAATCGCAGCTGTCATTAAATAAGCGAAAATAAACTTTATCTTTAAAGGCGACCTGTTTTACCGCAGCTCGCCTTTTTTATTTTGCTATTAGCTAAAAAAATGCGAAAATATGGCGCTTTATATCTCTCAAGCAAAGGGCATATCGTGACTGTTCCAGGTAACCTATTCATATTATCTGCACCAAGTGGTGCTGGAAAATCTAGCTTAATTAGCGCCTTATTAAAGTTAGAATCGCCTCGTCCGGTTGAAGTATCAGTGTCAACAACGACTCGCGATCCTCGCCCAGGTGAAGTTGACGGCCAGCATTACCACTTTGTCAGCAAGCCAGAATTTGAACTGCAAATTAGCCAAAATCACTTTTACGAATACGCCGAAGTGTTTGGTAATTATTATGGTACTTCAGAAAAAGCAATTGATGAGCAACTGGCCAAAGGCATCGATGTTTTTCTTGATATCGACTGGCAAGGCGCCCAACAAGTGCGCTTGAAAAAACCTGAAGTAACAACGATCTTCATCGCACCACCGTCAAAAGCAGAGTTAGAAAAACGATTAAAAGGCCGCGGCCAAGACAGCGATGAAGTGATTGCTGATCGCATGGCACAAGCACAATCTGAGTGCTCGCACTACCAAGAGTTTGACTACATCATAGTGAATGACGACTTTGACCAAGCCGTTGAAGACTTAAAAACAATCGTCAACAATCAGCGTTTAAAGCGCGATCAGCAAATTGCCAAGTATCAGGCGATGTTTGACGATCTTATTGCTGATTAAAAAAGATCCTAAATCAGTCACTTATTGATTGCAGTTAGTCAGCCCCTCAAGTAAAATACCGGGCTGTTTTATAAAGTTTTAAATGTTGGAGTAGCTAAATGGCTCGCGTTACAGTTGAAGATGCCGTAGAACAAGTAGGCAATCGTTTTGACTTAATTTTAATGGCTTCTCGTCGTGCACGTCAGATTGCAACAGGCGGTAAAGAACCTCTAGTTGAGTTAGAAAATGACAAGCCGACAGTACTCGCATTACGTGAAATCGAAGAAGGCTTAATCAACAACGAATTGATGGACGAAGCAGAGCGTCATCAACAAGTTGAAGAAGAATCAGCCGAGTTAGCTGCTGTTGCAGCAATCGTTGGTGGTAACAGCTAATCTAAGCGTTACTCACAAAAACAGAAAAACGCGTAACCATTTACGCGTTTTTTTATACCTAAAAATAAACAATCAAATAATAATAACAATTGCCTATTTAACGTTGGCAACAATCCCAATTCAACGTATGCTATTCATACAGAATAGGGGCTTGCTAGCTGTTTCTATTTACAATAATTAAACAAATGAGTCTCAGGGGAGCTTTTAGTGTATTTGTTTGAACCATTAAAAGAATTGGTTTCTACTTATCTTTCCAAAGTACAGGTTGACCTATTAAAACAAGCCTATGTTGTCGCACGTGATGCTCACGAGGGACAAATGCGCTCAAGCGGCGACCCTTACATTACACACCCTGTTGCCGTTGCCATCAACCTTGCCAAAATGCATCTCGATCACGAAACCTTGATGGCGGCATTACTGCACGATGTTATTGAAGACACAGAAGTGACTAAAGATGAGCTCGCAGAGCTCTTTGGCTCAACGGTTGCAGAATTAGTTGAAGGCGTATCGAAACTAGACAAACTCAAGTTCGATAACAAAGAAGAAATGCAGGCGGAAAACTTCCGCAAAATGATCATGGCGATGACCCAAGATATTCGCGTGATTTTAATAAAGCTTGCCGATCGCACCCACAATATGCGCACGCTCGAATCACTTCGCCCTGAAAAGCGTCGCCGCATCGCTCGTGAAACCTTAGAAATTTACGCTCCTATCGCCAACCGCCTCGGTATTCATGACATTAAAAATGAATTAGAAGTACTCGGTTTTGAAGCCATGTACCCGATGCGAGCTCGAGCGCTCAGAAGTGCGATTAAACAAGCACGCGGTAATCGCAAAGAAATTATCAACAACATTCACGATGAAATTGTCTCGCGCCTAGAAGAAAGTGGTATTCAAGCTGAAGTTATCGGCCGAGAGAAACACTTATATTCAATCTATCGCAAAATGAAAAACAAAGAGCTAATGTTCAACGAAGTGATGGATATTTATGCCTTTCGCGTGATTGTGCCTGATAAAATTGATGACTGTTATCGCGCGCTAGGTGCGGTACACAATTTATTTAAGCCAATTGAAACCCGTTTTAAAGACTACATTGCTATTCCAAAAACCAATGGTTACCAGTCACTGCACACTTCATTAATTGGCCCGCACGGTATTCCAGTTGAAATCCAAATTCGTACCACAGACATGGATCAAATGGCAGATAAAGGTGTTGCCGCCCACTGGTTATACAAACAAGATAACAACGAAAGCAGTGGCACTACCGCACAGATGAAAGCCCATCGCTGGATGCAAAGCTTACTTGAATTGCAACAAAGCGCCGGGAGTTCGTTTGAATTTATTGAAAACGTTAAGTCAGATTTATTCCCTGAAGAAATTTACGTATTCACCCCAGATGGCCGTATTGTTGAATTGCCAATGGGCGCAACCGCTGTTGATTTTGCCTACGCAGTACACACCGATGTCGGTAACTCATGTGTTGGTGTGAAAGTCGATAGAAAAACCTATCCTCTGTCAAGGCCACTAGATTCAGGGCAAACCGTTGAAATTATTACCTCGCGTGCAGCCAGACCAAACGCGACATGGCTTAACTTTGTGGTAACGGCCAAAGCGCGCTTACAAATCCGGACATACTTGCGCTCGCAAGAGAAAACTGAATCACACGCACTAGGTTTACGCTTATTAAGTCATGCATTAGGTGGAACCAAAATTGAAGATATTCCGACTGAAAAAGTTCACCAAGTCGTGTCAGAAACCGGTCATAAGTCATTTGACGATTTACTGATAAATATTGGTTTGGGTAATGCACTAAGCATTGGTATTGCTCGTCGTCTCACCGATGAATTCACCGACGAGCACGAAAGTACCAACACAAATCCGAAAACCAAAATGCCAATTAAAGGCACAGAAGGCATGTTGGTAAGCTACGGTAAATGTTGTCGACCAATTCCTGGCGACTCAATTATGGCTTATCTGAGCCCAGGTAAAGGCTTGATCGTTCATCAAAATGGCTGTGGCAACATCAAGAGCCAAGAACAAGGCAAGTTATTCCCAGTGAGATGGGATACTGATATTGATCGCGACTTTATCGCGAAATTGCGTATCGAAATTATTAACCACCAAGGCGCCTTAGCTGCACTGACCAATGTCGTCGCGCGCTGTGGTTCAAACGTTCACTCACTTAACTCGGGTGAAAAAGATTCTAACTTGTACGTTATCGACTTGGAGTTAACCTGTCGAAACCGTGTCCATTTGGCTGATATCATGAGAAAAGTCAAAGTGATGGTCGACGTACAACGCGTAATAAGAAACAAGTAGGAAACCATGAAAACAATTATCTCAACAGAAAATGCACCAAGCGCAATCGGCACATACAGCCAAGCAGTTAAGGTTAACAACACGGTCTATTTATCAGGCCAAATCCCATTAGATCCACAATCAATGGAAGTTATCGGCGACACCTTTGAAGCGCAAACTCACCAAGTTTTCAAAAATTTATGTGCCGTGTGTGAAGCAGCAGGCGGCGAAATTAACGATATGGTAAAAGTGAATATCTTCATGACCGACTTAGCTAACTTTGCCACAGTTAATGAGATTATGAGCCAGTACTTTAGTGAGCCATACCCAGCTCGTGCTGCTATTGGTGTATCGCAGTTACCCAAAGGTGTCGACATTGAAATTGACGGCATCATGGAATTGCCAAACGTTTCATAAGGCAATGGCTTCATAAGCCAAGAGAATCACGTACACAAAGTACGTGATTCAGTTTAAAATACCGCACATTAAGCACTAACATAGGTTTTTTCAAAATAATTTGGATTTAGGCAAGGCAAATTGAGCGACGTGTAGTACCACTACAGCAGCGAAATTTAACGCCGCACAAATTCAAAGTATGAAGAAAGAAAGAAGAATGACCCCAGAAAGACACCAACGAATCCTCAATATGCTCAACAAACGCCAGCCTGATCTAACCGTTTGTATGGAAGGCGTTCACAAAGCACATAACTTAGCCGCGGTGGTGAGAACCTGTGATGCCATTGGTGTTAGCGAAGTTCACGCGGTATGGAAAAACGAGCAGATGCGCGTTTCAGGCGGTATTGCTACGGGCAGTCAAAACTGGGTTGACGTGCATAATTACACATCAACCAAAGATGCAATAAGCGTGTTAAAAGACAAAAACATGCAGGTGCTCGTGACCAACTTATCTGATACAGCGGTTGATTTTCGTGAAATAGATTACACCAAACCAACGGCAATTATTCTTGGCCAAGAAAAGTTTGGCGCATCACCTGAAGCGCTAGCACTTGCCGATCAAGATATCATTATTCCAATGGTCGGCATGGTGCAATCACTTAATGTATCGGTTGCTAACGCCGTTGTTTTATATGAAGCACAGCGTCAACGTGAAGCGGCTGGCATGTATGAAAGCGCGCCAACGATTGATGAAAGCGTGCGACAGCGTATGTTATTTGAAGGTGGTCACCCAATTTTTGCCAAAGTATGTCGAGCCAAAGGTTTACCTTATCCACATATTGACGACGACGGCGAAATTATCGCCTCAAAAGATTGGTGGAACAAAATGCAAATGAGCCAAGAGTCGTGGCAAGATATCGACGATCAATAATAGGAATGGCACTAACGGCATGACAGCGCAAGTCAAGGAAGGGCTCACCAATTTATCGGCGATTCAACTCTCTTCATTGAAGGGTGTTGGACCTAGCATGGCGGAAAAGCTCGCCAAAATTGGCTTGAATTCAGTCCAAGACTTGCTATTTCACTTACCTAATCGCTACGAAGATCGCACCCGTATTACCGCGATCCGCGATTTACTCCCCGGTGTATTCACCAATATCATCGGTGAAGTGACCAATAACCAAATTGTTCAAGGCCGTCGTCGGATGATGGTAGTCACCATTAATGACGGTACAGGTAACGTGACCTTGCGCTTTTTCCACTTTAGCGCAGCCCAAAAGAACCATTTATCGGTGGGTACGGAGATTCGCTGTTATGGCGAAATTCAGCGCGGTCCACAAGGCTTTCAAATTGTTCACCCTGAATACAAAACCCTCGATAAAGATCAGGCCTTAACGCCGGTAGAAGAAACCTTAACGCCGGTTTATCCAACGACTGATGGCCTAAGACAAATCACTTTGCGAAACCTGACCGAGCAAGCGCTTATTCGTTTAAAACGCGGTCAGGTTGAAGAGTTGTTACCTGAAGAATTTCTCAATGAGCCTTATACCTTAGCTCAAGCTTTGGCGATTATTCATCGACCACCACCAGATGCCTCAACCACCGCGTTTGACGAAGGTAAACACCCTGCACAATTACGCCTGATCAAAGAAGAATTGCTAGCCCATAACTTGAGCATGCTAAAGTTGCGCGAATCGAGTGACAAGCACTTTGCCGTTACCTTGCAGGTCGATGATAAATTGAATAAAAAATTCTTAAAAAGCCTGCCATTTTCACCAACCAATGCCCAAGCCAGAGTGGTTGACGAAATTCGCGCCGATTTATCGAAAAATCTGCCGATGATGCGCTTGGTACAAGGCGATGTTGGCTCAGGTAAAACACTGGTCGCTGCGCTCGCGGCGTTAACCGCGATTAGCCAAGGCTATCAAGTCGCTCTGATGGCGCCGACAGAAATTCTAGCAGAGCAACACGCGATTAATTTCAAAGAATGGTTTGAGCCACTCGGAATAAACGTTGGTTGGCTCGCAGGTAAAACCAAAGCCAAAGCACGCCGAGAAGCACTTGAGAA carries:
- a CDS encoding peptidylprolyl isomerase: MVNKFLNSKVAIVASVIGLTIGSTQMSFAQDVKWRNVSPQNMVIMTLPHGDVVFELSTDFSPEHVKQFKKLTRDGLYKDNKFYRVIDGFVAQGGPDEATEKKFEINTLKIEEDLTIDKNWYYTKVQDNDLFAPITGFKNGFGIGVDEQAGKAWLTHCPGILALGRGNEPDTATSHFYITNGQAPRYLDRIMSVFGRVIYGMNHVQAIQRTAVIEGDDQVPSEMYTPILDMQLMSDLPEEKQWQIAVEDTNSEAFVKKLDDRRKRDNAFFYKKPPPVLDVCQVPVATKLIYRPK
- a CDS encoding DUF445 family protein — protein: MNKSLITNLIALLTTLAGYFLEYPILYAIGLFALSGSVTNWLAIHMLFEKVPGLYGSGVIPARFEDFKLGIRQLMMSQFFTKENIDRFLSSSSASSQIDLTPVIDKVDLTPAFDNLVDVIEASSFGSMLAMVGGREAVEPMREPFIEKMRASVIDITQSESFHDNLKDVLEGDSNIANIQDKVSNIIEQRLNELTPQLVKEIIQEMIKKHLGWLVVWGGVFGGIIGFIAAITGNF
- a CDS encoding amino acid aminotransferase; this encodes MFGNLKALPADPILGLLAKYREDANPQKIDLGVGVYKDEAGHTAILDCVKAAEKYRHDNEDTKVYIGPTGSPLFNEEMSKLIFGDHQVLSTNRSRTVSTPGGTGALRVAAEFIKSCKAGATIWVSNPTWANHTGLFEAAGLTVKTYPYYDYETKALDFDGMLNALKEVSSDDAVLLHACCHNPSGMDLSQEQWQQVAAVAKDKGFLPVIDMAYQGFGDGLDEDAYGLRLMADTVEEMIVCSSCSKNFGLYRERIGATTIIGKTSSAVDVAYSVLLAVVRVIYSMPPAHGAALVETILSSDELRHQWFNELATMRDRINGNRRLIVEKLIENGVTRDFSHITRQKGMFSFLGITPEQVQRLQDEYSIYMVGSSRMSIAGIANSNVDYLAKSIAAVIK
- the gmk gene encoding guanylate kinase — translated: MTVPGNLFILSAPSGAGKSSLISALLKLESPRPVEVSVSTTTRDPRPGEVDGQHYHFVSKPEFELQISQNHFYEYAEVFGNYYGTSEKAIDEQLAKGIDVFLDIDWQGAQQVRLKKPEVTTIFIAPPSKAELEKRLKGRGQDSDEVIADRMAQAQSECSHYQEFDYIIVNDDFDQAVEDLKTIVNNQRLKRDQQIAKYQAMFDDLIAD
- the rpoZ gene encoding DNA-directed RNA polymerase subunit omega gives rise to the protein MARVTVEDAVEQVGNRFDLILMASRRARQIATGGKEPLVELENDKPTVLALREIEEGLINNELMDEAERHQQVEEESAELAAVAAIVGGNS
- the spoT gene encoding bifunctional GTP diphosphokinase/guanosine-3',5'-bis pyrophosphate 3'-pyrophosphohydrolase, with the translated sequence MYLFEPLKELVSTYLSKVQVDLLKQAYVVARDAHEGQMRSSGDPYITHPVAVAINLAKMHLDHETLMAALLHDVIEDTEVTKDELAELFGSTVAELVEGVSKLDKLKFDNKEEMQAENFRKMIMAMTQDIRVILIKLADRTHNMRTLESLRPEKRRRIARETLEIYAPIANRLGIHDIKNELEVLGFEAMYPMRARALRSAIKQARGNRKEIINNIHDEIVSRLEESGIQAEVIGREKHLYSIYRKMKNKELMFNEVMDIYAFRVIVPDKIDDCYRALGAVHNLFKPIETRFKDYIAIPKTNGYQSLHTSLIGPHGIPVEIQIRTTDMDQMADKGVAAHWLYKQDNNESSGTTAQMKAHRWMQSLLELQQSAGSSFEFIENVKSDLFPEEIYVFTPDGRIVELPMGATAVDFAYAVHTDVGNSCVGVKVDRKTYPLSRPLDSGQTVEIITSRAARPNATWLNFVVTAKARLQIRTYLRSQEKTESHALGLRLLSHALGGTKIEDIPTEKVHQVVSETGHKSFDDLLINIGLGNALSIGIARRLTDEFTDEHESTNTNPKTKMPIKGTEGMLVSYGKCCRPIPGDSIMAYLSPGKGLIVHQNGCGNIKSQEQGKLFPVRWDTDIDRDFIAKLRIEIINHQGALAALTNVVARCGSNVHSLNSGEKDSNLYVIDLELTCRNRVHLADIMRKVKVMVDVQRVIRNK
- a CDS encoding RidA family protein; this translates as MKTIISTENAPSAIGTYSQAVKVNNTVYLSGQIPLDPQSMEVIGDTFEAQTHQVFKNLCAVCEAAGGEINDMVKVNIFMTDLANFATVNEIMSQYFSEPYPARAAIGVSQLPKGVDIEIDGIMELPNVS
- the trmH gene encoding tRNA (guanosine(18)-2'-O)-methyltransferase TrmH, which gives rise to MTPERHQRILNMLNKRQPDLTVCMEGVHKAHNLAAVVRTCDAIGVSEVHAVWKNEQMRVSGGIATGSQNWVDVHNYTSTKDAISVLKDKNMQVLVTNLSDTAVDFREIDYTKPTAIILGQEKFGASPEALALADQDIIIPMVGMVQSLNVSVANAVVLYEAQRQREAAGMYESAPTIDESVRQRMLFEGGHPIFAKVCRAKGLPYPHIDDDGEIIASKDWWNKMQMSQESWQDIDDQ
- the recG gene encoding ATP-dependent DNA helicase RecG, whose amino-acid sequence is MTAQVKEGLTNLSAIQLSSLKGVGPSMAEKLAKIGLNSVQDLLFHLPNRYEDRTRITAIRDLLPGVFTNIIGEVTNNQIVQGRRRMMVVTINDGTGNVTLRFFHFSAAQKNHLSVGTEIRCYGEIQRGPQGFQIVHPEYKTLDKDQALTPVEETLTPVYPTTDGLRQITLRNLTEQALIRLKRGQVEELLPEEFLNEPYTLAQALAIIHRPPPDASTTAFDEGKHPAQLRLIKEELLAHNLSMLKLRESSDKHFAVTLQVDDKLNKKFLKSLPFSPTNAQARVVDEIRADLSKNLPMMRLVQGDVGSGKTLVAALAALTAISQGYQVALMAPTEILAEQHAINFKEWFEPLGINVGWLAGKTKAKARREALEKIESGEMQLAVGTHALFQDQVNFNKLALIIIDEQHRFGVHQRLSLREKGAFDDKYPHQLIMTATPIPRTLAMTAYADLDTSVIDELPPGRTPIQTIALPDDRRDQVIERIREGCSQDKRQAYWVCTLIEESEVLQCQAAEDTANYLASQLPELHIGLVHGRMKPAEKQQVMEAFKAGDLDLLVATTVIEVGVNVPNASIMVIENPERLGLAQLHQLRGRVGRGAVASHCVLMYKSPLSKTAIKRLGVLRESNDGFVIAQKDLEIRGPGELLGTKQTGLADLKIADLVRDAQLIPEVQQHALLLWKKYPEKANALIDRWLGNREKYSNA